Part of the Apostichopus japonicus isolate 1M-3 chromosome 13, ASM3797524v1, whole genome shotgun sequence genome is shown below.
ATGTGTTATGTTCAGGGATCGAGTTTTCTCCGGTTGTGTTAGCCTATATGTCCCCCTATATGTTATCCCCACCCCAATTCATAATATGCCACACcaaaaatctggaggattgaaggtgatagAAGCAAGATGATTCCACAGCGAGAGCTGGTAGATGGATTGGGGGCACTATACTAACCTTTGAGTTGATCTAGCTCAAACGGATATGGTGGCGTAAGTTGAATGTACTGTGATAGCTCAAGCCATCAACTATTGTATGGTGGGTATACTAACGTGTacagatactttttaagaaaaagtcacccaggaaagaacctgggcacgaaaaccaaactaccgaactactgatccactctcaatcccagtccccttgcatcgggactgtgactgtgtgatcatcgtcaggtgtgcatcacctaatattcccctcgaaagggaacagatactacacatgatcttagccaaaaggccgagaagcgatcagATCAGTGGGTATTATACATGTCACCTGAAAACTTCTGTCTATGCTCTAGCGGCCTTGGAATGTGACCAATTTAGTgggtaagtcaatggaacaattacaTGTTGTACGACACCTAAATAGCACCCCACGTATCTATATAGGTTTGAGACAAGCTAAACGGATACGTACCGTGTACTCGACCAAGCATATACTATACCTCTGCAGGTTGCACCAGTGGTAACTGTATAGAGGTATATGTGGAATGTGTGTTATGTAATTGTCCATTGTTTTTGTATCTTGTTGTAATGTAGATAGAATGTTAAAGGTGGTATACTGCTACAGTACACCGGGTGTGGCATGTTAAGTAAAATACAAGGCAGTTCAGCTCTGACTCTGGTTGTGTCATATCTTCTTTGCGaactgtctctctctctctcccgcCCGGCCTCTACAAGTGCTGTGATGAAGCAGAACAGTTGGAATTTTGTGAGTATGTCATTCCAACGCAGTCTCGCAGATGGCCACCTCTGTCAACAACTTTTCATGTACGTTATCCTAATTGTCACCTCTATTAGGATAATCGTATTAATATACCGGTGGCTGCAACCGAGGGTACTTGCACGGGGTTTGAAAAGGCTCGTGTATGTATCAAATAATGCCGTGGGCCAAGTTAAGTCTCAGGTATTCGCTTCTATGAGGCAATTGCAAAAGGAAAATGGAGTGCTAGTAGTGCTTGAAATTGGAGCTGGAGCGGGtgcaaattttaaattttttccaGACGGCAGCAAGGTAAAATATGATGAAAGTAACTTAATTAGGTTAGGTCCAACACCGTACAATAATGTATACTAGTAgcctgtatatatattactagGCCCTTGACCTGACTAATCAATTGGTACAGGCAAGACTAAGTCTTACCGTGTACACTATACAGACTTGGCTAACTTGGCCAAGCCATTGCTGACTTTGTTTGATGTTGTTAGGAGACCGGTTACCCTTGGAGAGTTACAAAATGACCTGCTTTGCACTTAGCATCTACCTCTTGACGTTTGGACTGTAGGCCTTTAGGCCATGTACAGCTACAATCTAAATGTCATGCTCATAGTCATACTATATAGTATCGACATGTGGTAATGATTCAATCCAGGTCCAACTTTTATGGTCTGAAGACTCGACTTGACTACTTGCATGCAAAAgactatatatttaaaaagactCTGATTGGTGAAGGTAAAAAGACTCCACTTGATGTGGATCTCTGACTAGTAAAGGTCAAAGACTCCACTTTAAACGACTCTGATTGGTTAAGGTCAAATGCCTCTACTTGATGTGGATCTCTGATTGATGAAGCTCAATAGTCTCGACTGGACTTAAATCTTAACCTATATATTGTGAAAAAAcctaaattttcattttcattattttatatatatttttgttgtgatacttcttttttttttgaactgTAACAGGTGTTAGCTTTGGAGCCCAACATCCATTGTGTCAAGTACCTACAAGAATCTGCCAGTGCAGCATCACATGTGCAGTTGTTGGACATCATTGATGGCAGCATTGAGGACATCAGTGCAGAAGTAAAGGACGGGAGCATAGATGCAGTAGTTGGCACCTATGTTCTCTGCTCAGTCAATAACACGGAAGCTGCCTTGAATGAGATAAAAAGAGTCCTGAAACCAGTGAGTGATTTAAAAATATTCCTCTTTGCACTTTCCCAATGACCGCCgaaaaacaacaaattatcCCAGTGCAGCATAAAAAAGAGTTCCTTAAAATTTCATCAGAATAAAAGAGAAAGTTGACATATCAAATTGCAACCAATTAAAAGCAGCTTTCTTACGTTTTGGTTGCCAATGGTAATTTGTACTACCTGCACTTATTCAACATTAAGACTGCAATTGATTTAACAAACTTGGTATGCCGGATCCACCTTAGTGAGTTCTAGAACGTTATATTCCCAGGCTTTTGTGTTATCATATAACAGATGGCAGGGACTAATCAGACATATCTTACAACAAATTATGTTTCCAAACTTTTCATGAAGGTTTACATCGTATCAACCTATTTGTTTTTAGAATGGAAAGTACTACTTTGTGGAGCATGTCAGAGATGATTACTACAACAGTTGGACTCACATCAGCCAACGATTGATGCATCCTATCATGAAGTTTTTCGCCGGTTGTGACTGCGCCAAGAACACGTGGACTTTCATCGAAAGAGCTGGCTTTAAAGAACTTAATTATCATCGGATGACAGTTCCAAATGGGTATGCGCTTTTCCTGCGGCCCCATATTTATGGGTATGCAGCAAAATGAGCATTCATGAGGTCCAGGGCCCTCATCAAAGTGCACGTCACTGCTCATCTCTTGAAAACCTATTCATTTTGTATACTATGGTCTTTCATACGTCACTGATCATATCTTGATAATCTATTCTTTTTGTATACTATGGTCTTTCACACTTACATACATATTTGCTTCATATTACCGTACTATAGTTCTAATTTTATAAATCATAGTTGAAGAATATTTATTTCCTAACtagttttcatatatttttaaagCGTTGTCTATGGTCAAATATGTATCATCAGCCTTCCTGTTTCTTATTGGCAGCTTCATGCAATGGCACGAAGTGTGCAGGGAGAGCAACTTTAGTCTGTAACTTGTCCTCCGTAAATTCCCAGGAGAGGACTACAAATGAACCTTGTTCGAGAGTTAGCGATGCCCTGGAAATGAAAGTTAGTATTGTTGAGGCCTGCTTGCACTCAGTATCCATAGGGACTCTAGAGGCATCTTATGCACCCCCTTGTCTCTAGAAGATATTTACACAGTGAGTTTTGGGATGTTTTTTTGCGTAGCTTGTGAACACGACATCTGAAGAAGAGAATGttagaccaatttcatatttagtgtgtagaagtaccacattgactACAAGAAgcatgttttttgtggaggactggatgtcaaaggtcatttggggtcaccaagggtcaaattgtgaaaaccttgtaaacatgatatctcaaaaagggaaGCTTGGGTAGAcctaatatttggtgtgtagaagtaacaCATTAAGTAGAAGAAGCCTCTAGTATTTtgtggtggtcaaaggtcatttagggtcaccaaaggtcaaattgtgaaaacattgtaaacaagatatctcaaaaagggaagcttgggcagacctaatatttggtgtgtagaagtaccacattgagtagaagaagcctctCGTATTTTGcggtggtcaaaggtcatttgggtcaccaagggtcaaattgtgaaaacattgtaaacaagaAATCTGAAGAAGATAAGCTTTGGCAGACCTCAAatttaatatgaatatgaaagaCATAGAGTACGAAACTCCGAGTGTTTTTTGTGGGAGTCAAAGGTcttttggggtcatcagaggtcaaattgtgaaaaccttgtgaatatgatatttcaagaagagaaccttggacagatctcatattttgtttgtaaatgtaccatatcaaatttaaggagacTAATAATACTTCTGGtcgaggtgaaaggtcatttgactaGTCAAAAAACGTCTAACATTTACTTTACTCCCCTTTTACCTGTCTCTCTATGCTAACGTACTtccctaaacataatatcgcatATTTGGAATGTAATTGTACCTGTTAAGAAGCCTAATGTGGGCGGAGGTccatggtcgtttgagttcaccaggggtcaaattgtgaaaaccatgttttacacaatatttcaacatggacagatgtcatatttagtatgttgatgtatcaaatttggaggggggggggtatgaccCAAGACCCAGAGGACTACTGTAGTTACTTGTTGAGGG
Proteins encoded:
- the LOC139979007 gene encoding thiol S-methyltransferase TMT1A-like, whose protein sequence is MVAQFSSDSGCVISSLRTVSLSLPPGLYKCCDEAEQLEFCEYVIPTQSRRWPPLSTTFHVLALEPNIHCVKYLQESASAASHVQLLDIIDGSIEDISAEVKDGSIDAVVGTYVLCSVNNTEAALNEIKRVLKPNGKYYFVEHVRDDYYNSWTHISQRLMHPIMKFFAGCDCAKNTWTFIERAGFKELNYHRMTVPNGYALFLRPHIYGYAAK